A single Streptomyces sp. Edi2 DNA region contains:
- a CDS encoding RNA-directed DNA polymerase, whose translation MRALFLDKAWARLYGGHGQSEIPDVINLEDINSSWPLFRSEVLSSLRSGQVGPDYVEIIDLPKNPVSVRPIARLSVHDRLVYDTLVFAIGDLIDHQIRDTVYSARWNNGGKEFWTPVNSWVSMQKKGVEIINSAPFQLARTDVVSFYEHIDVSTLSLDLQALEANPRVLERLQRYLLMFQSSSHAWGIPQGPDASGILANMYLLPVDEFIHRAGVKYLRYSDDMMLFDTDWPSLRSILLEINSILRSRRLSMSSAKTNIYEHSDSVTQLEDLEKDAINYGLKIGEVGAGERLYKLFTEATVPIQRDRDIKFSLYRMGEWEKDDRAISWVMDNLVDSHHLANKLLDYLECFPSRRLPIGRALSSTLGRVAEKDYDHLEQRILQSATRQQIRSRRIKDFAWAILQNKNKSNLPREFAARYLGRFSSPADGQLLRRQYEDEANTSVRRALLVAMYEARSVSTDLLRRLASSESELTWVCRYLLTDPDVPLPR comes from the coding sequence GTGCGCGCTCTCTTCTTAGACAAGGCCTGGGCAAGGCTCTACGGCGGACATGGGCAATCAGAGATCCCGGATGTAATAAACCTGGAAGACATAAATTCGAGCTGGCCACTTTTTCGATCCGAAGTATTAAGCAGCCTGAGGAGCGGGCAGGTTGGGCCTGACTACGTTGAAATAATTGACCTGCCGAAGAACCCAGTAAGCGTACGCCCCATAGCGCGACTATCAGTTCATGACAGGCTCGTCTACGACACTCTGGTATTCGCCATCGGCGATCTAATTGACCATCAAATTAGAGATACAGTTTATAGCGCACGATGGAACAATGGAGGTAAGGAATTTTGGACCCCCGTTAACTCATGGGTGTCGATGCAGAAAAAGGGTGTAGAGATCATCAATTCCGCGCCGTTTCAACTGGCGCGAACCGACGTGGTCTCCTTTTATGAACACATCGACGTGAGCACCCTTTCCCTGGACCTCCAGGCACTGGAGGCCAACCCAAGAGTACTGGAGCGTCTGCAAAGATATTTGCTCATGTTTCAGTCTTCAAGTCACGCGTGGGGAATCCCGCAAGGACCTGACGCCTCGGGAATCCTTGCCAACATGTACCTACTGCCAGTCGATGAATTCATCCATCGGGCCGGAGTTAAATACTTGCGATATTCGGACGACATGATGTTGTTCGATACCGACTGGCCTTCCCTGCGTAGCATCTTGCTGGAGATAAACTCGATCTTGCGTTCCCGTCGACTATCCATGTCTTCAGCAAAGACCAATATCTACGAACATTCGGACTCAGTAACGCAGCTTGAAGACTTGGAGAAAGATGCCATCAATTACGGCCTAAAGATCGGCGAAGTTGGGGCCGGAGAGCGTTTGTACAAGTTGTTCACAGAGGCCACCGTACCAATCCAGAGAGATCGCGACATCAAGTTTTCCCTCTACCGTATGGGCGAGTGGGAGAAGGATGACCGGGCCATTTCGTGGGTGATGGATAACCTGGTCGATAGCCATCACTTGGCCAACAAACTGCTCGACTACCTTGAATGTTTCCCGAGTCGCCGACTGCCAATTGGGCGTGCCCTCTCTTCCACGCTAGGCCGGGTGGCCGAGAAGGATTACGACCATCTCGAACAGCGCATACTGCAGTCAGCGACTCGCCAGCAGATAAGATCGCGGAGAATTAAAGATTTCGCATGGGCCATCCTGCAGAATAAGAATAAATCGAACTTGCCCCGGGAATTTGCTGCGCGATATCTCGGCCGCTTCAGCTCGCCAGCTGACGGGCAACTCTTGCGGCGCCAATACGAGGACGAAGCAAATACCAGCGTTCGACGGGCACTGCTCGTTGCAATGTACGAAGCTCGGTCAGTCTCGACAGATCTCTTGCGGAGACTGGCTTCCTCTGAATCTGAACTGACTTGGGTGTGCCGCTACCTTTTGACGGATCCGGATGTGCCGTTGCCTCGCTAG
- a CDS encoding 2'-5' RNA ligase family protein, giving the protein MADDSTSRFQAGQTGLVVRIPEAEPVVRAWRERFDPSARAGVPAHVTVLFPFLEESRIDAQVCSALTDVLGSHHAFDLRFESCGRFPGVLYLAPEPDAQLRLLTEVIADRWPEAPPYGGQFAEVVPHLTVADGQEDAVLDEIEANLLGGLPFASRVASVGLMVHDGAKWQERASFALLE; this is encoded by the coding sequence ATGGCAGACGACAGCACCAGCAGGTTTCAGGCAGGCCAGACGGGACTCGTTGTCAGGATCCCGGAGGCGGAGCCGGTAGTTCGCGCTTGGCGTGAACGGTTCGATCCGTCAGCCCGGGCAGGAGTGCCAGCACATGTCACGGTGCTTTTCCCGTTCCTCGAAGAGAGCCGAATAGATGCGCAGGTCTGCTCGGCTCTCACTGATGTGCTCGGCAGTCATCATGCGTTTGACCTACGGTTTGAGAGCTGTGGGCGGTTTCCGGGGGTGCTGTATCTCGCTCCTGAGCCAGACGCGCAGTTGCGGTTGCTCACTGAGGTGATCGCTGACCGGTGGCCCGAAGCGCCGCCCTATGGAGGCCAGTTCGCCGAGGTCGTGCCCCACCTGACCGTTGCTGACGGTCAGGAGGATGCCGTTCTGGATGAGATCGAGGCTAACCTGCTCGGCGGACTCCCCTTCGCGTCCCGGGTCGCGTCAGTTGGCCTCATGGTGCATGACGGTGCGAAGTGGCAAGAGCGGGCGTCGTTTGCACTCCTTGAGTGA
- a CDS encoding DUF1152 domain-containing protein, which yields MIVAAGGGGDAVAAAMLDTALYRGEAPAVVLTYAWDRLLVDPIPGPRGPANFTGLRPLTRSVQTVPADAAPIAPAGSTLPRLAAELPQTFALIDPHHGAEGMVRQLEEVVQHLEPDSVDLLDVGGDILAQGDEPTLRSPLADALTLAACCELNFPVRLLVAGPGLDGELPADALRDRLGPVALTLTAEHVTPVSSVLEWHPSEATAMLAATARGARGLCEVRDAGLPVPLTDDGPVVYEVDLDEALNRNQLARAILDTENLHQVEQHSREICGFSEIDYERNKASWLGSQASRELDPAAVLHQLDKFEADARSRGITHTTFRRLTEAFGLNGHQRQDLRALLLSSHPEQYQAPLWHIPSGA from the coding sequence TTGATCGTGGCAGCAGGAGGAGGCGGCGACGCTGTCGCCGCAGCGATGCTGGATACCGCCCTCTATCGCGGCGAGGCTCCGGCGGTGGTCCTCACCTACGCGTGGGACCGCCTCTTGGTCGACCCCATTCCGGGCCCAAGAGGGCCGGCCAACTTCACGGGCCTCCGCCCCCTCACCCGAAGCGTCCAAACGGTCCCCGCCGACGCAGCACCGATTGCCCCCGCAGGCTCCACGCTTCCCCGACTGGCCGCGGAACTCCCGCAGACCTTCGCGCTCATCGACCCGCACCACGGCGCCGAAGGCATGGTGCGCCAACTCGAAGAAGTCGTTCAGCATTTGGAGCCCGACTCCGTCGACCTCCTGGACGTGGGCGGCGACATCCTCGCCCAGGGCGACGAGCCCACCCTCCGCAGTCCACTCGCCGACGCCCTCACCCTCGCGGCCTGCTGCGAACTCAACTTTCCCGTACGCCTCCTAGTCGCGGGCCCCGGCCTTGACGGCGAACTCCCCGCCGATGCCCTACGCGACCGCCTGGGTCCCGTTGCGCTGACGCTCACCGCCGAGCACGTCACACCCGTTAGCTCCGTACTGGAGTGGCACCCCTCCGAGGCAACGGCCATGCTCGCCGCCACCGCACGAGGCGCCCGCGGCCTGTGCGAAGTACGTGACGCCGGCCTGCCCGTCCCGCTCACCGACGACGGCCCTGTCGTGTACGAGGTCGACCTCGACGAGGCCCTGAACCGCAACCAGCTCGCCCGAGCCATCCTCGACACCGAGAACCTGCACCAGGTCGAGCAGCACAGCCGCGAGATCTGCGGCTTCTCCGAAATCGACTACGAACGCAACAAGGCCAGTTGGCTCGGCAGCCAGGCGTCCCGGGAGCTCGACCCGGCAGCTGTCCTCCACCAGCTCGACAAGTTCGAGGCCGACGCCCGGTCCCGCGGAATCACCCACACAACGTTCCGCCGGCTCACCGAAGCCTTCGGCCTCAATGGCCACCAGCGCCAGGACCTCAGAGCACTCCTGCTTAGCAGCCACCCGGAGCAGTACCAGGCCCCGCTCTGGCACATCCCGTCCGGAGCTTGA
- a CDS encoding FtsK/SpoIIIE domain-containing protein, protein MPDVTTLVELGGPIAAIGGAAYARKAHPAAYWSTVGLPLSVVRLMASYGSTMDACGLTVEPSRLRALAVRATTRREVRPVPPRRGIPRPTSTGLRVRIRLAPGQEPADVAASAERLRHAWGVHAVHVVSLEPGVVELRLVGFDVLSKVKMPRRTGSDLLTVPVALREDATAFVRDYRAVPHQLVLGAALSGKSMFLRNLLTGLAAQPVALVGIDCKRGVELAPFAPRLSALATDPDEAANLLPVLVKEMEDRYDLIKARQGIEPSAPDGVITSDVWGLPEGERPHPIVVFVDEVAELFLVATRKDEERRDEMVTQLIRLAQLGRAAGIYLEICGQRFGAELGKGATMLRAQLTGRVCHRVNDEASAKMALGDIAPEAVGVASTIAAEVPGLAVAGDTAGGWIRIRTPYLSLADAAATCRETAELVPDVPALEPFRPHVPAPPVTLPVTLAKPRPANG, encoded by the coding sequence GTGCCTGACGTCACGACGCTGGTGGAGCTGGGCGGGCCGATCGCCGCCATAGGTGGAGCGGCCTACGCCCGGAAGGCACACCCGGCGGCCTACTGGTCAACGGTGGGGCTTCCGCTGTCGGTTGTCCGGCTGATGGCCTCGTACGGCTCGACCATGGACGCCTGCGGGCTGACCGTCGAGCCGTCCCGGCTGCGGGCCCTGGCTGTGCGGGCGACCACGCGTCGGGAGGTTCGGCCGGTGCCGCCGAGGCGGGGCATTCCACGCCCTACCTCTACGGGGCTGCGCGTCCGCATTCGGCTCGCTCCCGGACAAGAGCCGGCGGACGTGGCGGCTTCGGCCGAGAGGCTGCGGCACGCCTGGGGTGTTCACGCCGTGCATGTCGTGAGCCTCGAACCGGGTGTGGTTGAACTGCGGCTGGTCGGCTTCGACGTGCTGAGCAAGGTGAAGATGCCTCGCCGCACCGGGAGTGACTTGCTGACGGTCCCGGTGGCGCTTCGGGAGGACGCAACCGCGTTTGTCCGCGACTATCGGGCAGTCCCTCACCAACTGGTGCTGGGGGCGGCCCTGTCGGGCAAGTCGATGTTCCTGCGGAACCTGCTGACGGGGCTGGCCGCACAGCCCGTGGCGCTCGTCGGGATCGACTGCAAGCGCGGTGTGGAGCTGGCGCCGTTCGCTCCTCGGCTGTCCGCGCTGGCAACGGATCCGGACGAAGCGGCGAACCTGCTGCCCGTGCTGGTGAAGGAAATGGAGGACCGGTACGACCTGATCAAGGCCCGTCAGGGCATCGAGCCGAGCGCGCCGGATGGAGTGATCACTTCGGATGTCTGGGGGCTGCCGGAGGGTGAACGCCCCCACCCGATCGTGGTGTTCGTGGACGAGGTGGCCGAGCTGTTCCTTGTGGCCACCAGAAAGGACGAGGAGCGGCGCGACGAGATGGTGACCCAGCTGATCCGGCTGGCTCAGCTCGGTCGGGCCGCCGGGATCTACCTGGAAATCTGCGGGCAACGCTTCGGTGCCGAGCTGGGCAAGGGCGCCACCATGCTCCGGGCCCAGCTCACCGGGCGCGTCTGCCACCGCGTCAACGACGAAGCCTCGGCAAAGATGGCGCTCGGCGACATCGCACCCGAGGCGGTAGGTGTCGCCTCGACCATCGCTGCTGAAGTGCCGGGCCTCGCCGTGGCCGGCGACACGGCCGGCGGCTGGATCCGCATCCGTACCCCGTACCTCTCCCTCGCCGATGCCGCGGCGACCTGCCGCGAGACGGCCGAACTCGTACCTGATGTACCGGCGCTGGAGCCCTTCCGGCCCCACGTTCCGGCCCCGCCCGTGACGCTCCCCGTCACCCTGGCCAAGCCTCGTCCCGCCAACGGCTGA
- a CDS encoding GntR family transcriptional regulator, protein MAYEVAAPKYVRLAQTLQGRIEDGTYPAGTLVPSENQLVQAFGMSRPTVVRALELLKRDGWLESRQGYGTIVRGRPEVVEQKDQRGRDALERDESAASGRLVHVGQVPIPPRVAAILGVPKRATVLVRRLLVEDEGEPVELASTYFPAAMVDGTDLADSTPLTEGLRAHVESRKRVRFDHVTERVSARLPSKEEAELLALPKGEPVLSVLVVACDVSGQALQVTDVLLPGDRQELEGTYRLG, encoded by the coding sequence ATGGCGTACGAAGTGGCTGCACCGAAGTATGTGCGGCTTGCGCAGACGCTCCAGGGTCGCATCGAGGACGGCACGTACCCGGCCGGCACTCTCGTACCGAGCGAAAATCAGCTGGTTCAAGCCTTCGGCATGTCACGCCCGACCGTCGTTCGGGCTCTCGAACTCCTCAAGCGGGACGGCTGGCTGGAGTCCCGGCAGGGATACGGCACGATCGTTCGCGGTCGCCCTGAAGTGGTCGAGCAGAAGGACCAGCGGGGGCGTGACGCGCTGGAGCGGGACGAGTCGGCCGCGTCCGGTCGCCTTGTCCACGTCGGCCAGGTACCTATCCCTCCCCGGGTCGCTGCGATTCTCGGCGTGCCCAAGCGGGCCACGGTGCTCGTCCGCCGGTTGCTGGTCGAGGATGAGGGCGAGCCGGTGGAGCTGGCTTCCACGTACTTTCCGGCCGCCATGGTCGACGGCACGGACCTCGCCGACTCGACTCCCCTGACGGAGGGGCTGCGTGCGCACGTCGAGTCCCGTAAGCGCGTGCGCTTCGACCATGTCACCGAGCGCGTCTCGGCCCGCCTGCCAAGCAAGGAAGAGGCCGAACTGCTGGCGCTTCCGAAGGGTGAGCCGGTGTTGAGCGTGCTGGTCGTCGCCTGCGATGTCTCGGGGCAGGCGCTCCAGGTCACGGATGTGCTGCTGCCTGGGGATCGGCAGGAACTCGAAGGCACCTATCGCCTCGGCTGA
- a CDS encoding DUF2637 domain-containing protein encodes MSETGRRRAVRKPPVRVDAVLVQAVIAAALSFAHLHDLAVAAGQDGWKAWAYPVSVDLLMVAAWKRLRSGESKAAGWSWFLVALAASLGANIATAGLLDLSHVPPWLRVLVAGWPAAAFLGGTLLAHGPATDRADVIADSDVSDTPAPAPAPEEQHEVEPPVRARTPELVAEPAPPSPPADHVPAALITHARKIATEHHTRTGAPIDTATLRARLGVPAPLAEAIATHLT; translated from the coding sequence ATGTCCGAAACCGGAAGGAGGCGAGCAGTGCGCAAACCGCCCGTCCGCGTTGACGCCGTACTGGTCCAAGCGGTCATCGCCGCCGCGCTGTCTTTCGCGCATCTGCACGACCTGGCGGTAGCCGCGGGCCAGGACGGCTGGAAGGCGTGGGCCTACCCGGTGAGCGTCGACCTGCTGATGGTCGCCGCCTGGAAACGGTTGCGGTCCGGAGAGTCCAAGGCGGCCGGGTGGTCGTGGTTCCTGGTGGCCCTTGCGGCCAGCCTCGGCGCCAACATCGCGACCGCTGGACTCCTCGACCTCAGCCACGTTCCGCCCTGGCTCCGCGTACTGGTGGCCGGCTGGCCGGCAGCTGCCTTTCTCGGCGGCACCCTGCTCGCCCACGGCCCCGCCACCGATCGCGCGGACGTGATCGCCGACTCGGACGTCAGCGACACACCGGCACCGGCACCGGCACCGGAAGAGCAGCACGAAGTCGAACCGCCCGTCCGCGCGAGAACGCCCGAACTCGTCGCCGAGCCCGCGCCTCCCTCTCCCCCGGCCGACCACGTTCCCGCCGCCCTCATCACCCACGCCCGAAAGATCGCCACCGAGCACCACACCCGCACGGGAGCACCCATCGACACCGCAACACTCCGCGCCCGACTCGGCGTTCCGGCCCCGCTCGCCGAGGCCATCGCCACTCACCTCACCTAA
- a CDS encoding GntR family transcriptional regulator has protein sequence MPKIEETQPKYLQIAHHIRDQILRGDLRPGDEVPSERQLAADWSVSRPTAARSLEALRHQGLVEKRQGSGTYVRGLAVNRRARELYGRAKQTGKIYTPGEYAVITSAGWLEAPDYVAESLNLAAGARAVHRRRVTKNDSGPITLSTSWFGPDVGERAPKLRDPDRIQEGTLMYVETMTGRQGSYAEDRMCARLATKDEAADLELEPGSAVLIVHHVVYDLQDRPLEFAEATYPPSRWAFEQGYPIG, from the coding sequence ATGCCGAAGATCGAGGAGACCCAGCCCAAGTACCTTCAGATCGCGCACCACATTCGCGATCAGATCCTGCGGGGCGACTTGCGGCCTGGTGACGAAGTGCCGTCGGAACGTCAACTGGCCGCGGATTGGAGCGTGTCGCGCCCGACGGCCGCACGATCACTGGAGGCTCTGCGGCACCAGGGGCTGGTCGAGAAGCGACAGGGCTCGGGCACGTACGTGCGGGGTCTGGCGGTCAACCGCCGCGCTCGTGAGCTGTACGGGCGGGCCAAGCAGACCGGCAAGATCTACACACCGGGCGAGTACGCGGTGATCACCTCCGCGGGTTGGCTGGAGGCGCCGGACTACGTGGCGGAGTCACTGAACCTGGCCGCCGGCGCCCGTGCGGTGCATCGGCGACGGGTCACCAAGAACGACTCCGGACCCATCACGCTCTCCACCTCCTGGTTCGGCCCCGACGTGGGTGAGCGCGCGCCGAAGCTCCGGGATCCAGACCGGATCCAGGAGGGCACGTTGATGTACGTCGAGACCATGACCGGGCGTCAGGGCAGCTACGCCGAGGACCGGATGTGCGCTCGCCTCGCGACCAAGGATGAGGCGGCCGACTTGGAGCTGGAGCCGGGGTCAGCGGTGCTGATCGTCCATCACGTCGTCTATGACCTGCAGGATCGCCCTCTGGAGTTCGCCGAAGCGACGTACCCGCCCAGCCGTTGGGCGTTCGAGCAGGGATACCCGATCGGGTAG
- a CDS encoding ATP-binding protein yields the protein MSNVIGGPEGPGVEPVYIGAMTLYPVPESVARARRWFRKFTDPHELACSVDDCVLMISELVTNAVRYGEAEDSWRVRVEWWRIGEALRVDVHNPGFPAKVRMREAGADEAHGRGLHLVNALADSWSAGPSHFGGTVVSFTVDEAWKP from the coding sequence ATGAGCAACGTCATCGGAGGCCCTGAGGGGCCGGGGGTTGAGCCCGTGTACATCGGCGCCATGACCTTGTACCCGGTGCCCGAGTCCGTGGCACGGGCTCGGCGCTGGTTCAGAAAATTCACGGATCCGCATGAGCTGGCCTGCTCGGTGGACGACTGCGTATTGATGATCTCCGAGCTGGTGACCAACGCTGTTCGCTACGGAGAGGCAGAGGACTCCTGGCGGGTGCGCGTGGAGTGGTGGCGTATCGGTGAGGCGCTGCGAGTGGACGTGCACAATCCCGGGTTTCCTGCGAAGGTCCGCATGCGCGAGGCCGGCGCTGATGAAGCGCACGGACGGGGCCTGCACCTTGTCAACGCGCTGGCAGACTCCTGGAGCGCAGGCCCCAGCCACTTCGGCGGGACGGTCGTCTCGTTCACGGTCGATGAGGCTTGGAAACCTTGA